One stretch of Hydrogenovibrio kuenenii DSM 12350 DNA includes these proteins:
- a CDS encoding anti-phage deoxyguanosine triphosphatase, giving the protein MTISAQEQEFDWTQRYTDYLESKESRPSRIVYQRDRARVIHSAAFRRLQAKTQIFGLNESDFYRTRLTHSMEVAQIGSGLVEQLITVGDGKDYMDWLPSFYLIEAICLAHDLGHPPYGHGGEVALNYMMRKHGGFEGNAQTLRILSRLGEYTPKNGIDLSRRATLGVLKYPSIYDEVVAQSSDYQARIHQQDAFDFRTLDMSRWYPPKASVYMEEREQFDWVLDMFSDQDKELFTKLLASEKPDDKQGYFHKTQYKAFDTTIMELADDIAYGIHDLEDAVAMGMVQRDLWQEEVMNNEVFKHYPLWGSEMTDMLFSSRSKDRKHAISKMVGIMVESVFVDENPLFEHPLLRYQAKLGESEMAVLELLKTFVYVHVITLPEVKGMEYKGQLIVLDLFKSLRANPEALLPRNTYHKYERAESERVQQRIISDYISGMTNTYASRLYEKFFTASQGSIFDRL; this is encoded by the coding sequence GTGACGATTTCTGCACAAGAACAAGAGTTTGATTGGACACAACGTTATACCGACTATTTGGAGAGCAAAGAATCGCGTCCTTCGCGTATTGTTTACCAGCGAGATAGAGCGCGGGTTATTCACTCAGCGGCGTTTCGTCGTTTGCAGGCGAAAACGCAGATTTTCGGATTGAATGAATCGGACTTTTATCGCACGCGTTTAACGCATTCAATGGAAGTGGCGCAAATCGGTTCTGGTTTGGTGGAGCAGTTGATTACGGTGGGCGATGGTAAAGATTATATGGATTGGTTGCCGTCGTTTTATCTGATAGAAGCGATTTGTTTGGCGCATGATCTGGGGCATCCGCCTTATGGCCATGGCGGCGAAGTGGCACTGAACTATATGATGCGTAAGCATGGTGGTTTTGAAGGCAATGCGCAAACGTTGCGTATTCTTTCTCGGTTGGGAGAGTACACGCCAAAAAATGGTATTGATTTGTCTCGCCGTGCAACCTTGGGTGTGCTGAAGTATCCGTCGATTTACGATGAGGTGGTGGCGCAGAGTTCGGATTATCAAGCGCGCATTCATCAACAAGATGCCTTTGACTTCCGTACTTTGGATATGAGCCGCTGGTATCCGCCTAAAGCGAGCGTTTATATGGAAGAACGTGAGCAGTTTGATTGGGTGTTGGATATGTTCTCCGATCAAGATAAAGAATTGTTTACTAAGTTGTTAGCAAGCGAAAAGCCTGATGACAAACAAGGCTACTTCCATAAAACGCAATATAAAGCGTTTGATACGACCATTATGGAATTGGCAGACGACATTGCCTACGGTATTCACGATCTTGAAGATGCAGTGGCGATGGGAATGGTGCAACGTGACCTTTGGCAAGAAGAAGTCATGAATAATGAGGTGTTTAAACACTATCCACTTTGGGGTAGTGAAATGACTGATATGTTGTTCAGCTCTCGCTCAAAAGATCGCAAGCATGCCATTAGTAAAATGGTCGGCATTATGGTGGAAAGTGTTTTTGTGGATGAGAATCCGCTTTTTGAACATCCACTATTGCGCTATCAAGCGAAGCTGGGTGAATCGGAAATGGCAGTGTTGGAGCTGCTGAAAACATTTGTTTATGTGCACGTGATTACCTTGCCGGAAGTAAAAGGTATGGAGTACAAAGGGCAGTTGATTGTGTTGGATTTGTTTAAATCACTACGCGCTAACCCAGAAGCTTTGTTGCCACGCAATACGTATCATAAATATGAACGCGCTGAATCCGAGCGAGTACAACAACGCATTATTTCTGACTATATTTCAGGTATGACCAATACCTATGCTTCTCGTTTGTATGAGAAGTTCTTTACAGCATCTCAAGGGTCTATTTTTGATAGATTGTAG
- a CDS encoding N-acetylmuramoyl-L-alanine amidase, which translates to MTRKMHTTGKSSFISMLIMFLALIYTSNAMASATLSKIRVGQTNEKTRIVFDIKHNHYFKVRKLNNPSRIVVDFYKAKNDVSFKKMKFLDPRLSRIRLYSQKARTRVVLDLRKNYDFRYFTLAKNKFGAERVVVDITKRLPSVKPKTIAKKVSKPKPKIIAKAKPVIKKVAKPPVKKVAVKTSAKPKVVKVKLADAGSKKAVASVKHVKKFTKDIADEQSTRDVMNAGSSVFYPENKDLIVAIDPGHGGKDTGAIGVHGIYEKNVVLAMAKKLKKYIDAQPGMHAVLTRDRDVFIPLGKRVRLAHKMNADIFISIHADSFPDRSARGGSVYVLSTRGASSVMARILAKSENASLNDIKLKGRDSDVAFVLSDLSREANIRASRKLARTVLGSMGRSVTLHKRSVQAANFAVLKSIDMPSMLIETAFVSNPKEARKLKNSFFQDRMAKSIALGVTKFVRNNADEPRWGEKLYLHYRVQSGDTLSEIAANYKISTRTLKRINHIKKADRLYVGKKLRIPVSDSVVASL; encoded by the coding sequence ATGACTAGAAAAATGCATACAACCGGAAAGTCCTCTTTTATCTCGATGCTGATAATGTTTTTGGCGTTGATTTATACGTCTAATGCAATGGCTTCGGCAACCTTGTCGAAAATTCGTGTAGGTCAAACCAATGAAAAAACTCGCATTGTGTTCGATATCAAGCATAACCACTATTTCAAAGTACGAAAACTAAATAACCCTTCTCGAATTGTTGTTGATTTCTATAAAGCGAAAAACGATGTTTCCTTCAAGAAAATGAAGTTTCTTGATCCAAGGTTAAGCAGAATTCGTTTGTACAGCCAAAAAGCTAGAACACGTGTGGTTTTGGATTTAAGAAAAAATTATGATTTCCGTTATTTCACTTTGGCAAAAAACAAGTTTGGTGCGGAGCGAGTAGTGGTGGACATTACCAAGCGTTTGCCAAGTGTTAAGCCTAAAACCATTGCGAAGAAGGTTTCAAAACCGAAACCAAAGATTATTGCTAAAGCAAAACCAGTTATTAAAAAAGTGGCTAAGCCTCCTGTTAAAAAGGTAGCGGTTAAAACAAGCGCGAAACCTAAAGTTGTCAAGGTTAAGCTTGCGGATGCTGGTTCAAAGAAAGCAGTAGCCAGTGTTAAACACGTAAAAAAATTCACTAAAGATATTGCGGATGAGCAAAGTACGCGAGATGTGATGAATGCTGGAAGCTCAGTGTTCTATCCAGAGAATAAAGATTTAATTGTGGCGATTGATCCAGGGCACGGTGGTAAAGATACTGGTGCAATCGGGGTACACGGCATTTATGAAAAAAATGTTGTGTTGGCAATGGCGAAAAAACTGAAAAAGTACATTGATGCCCAACCGGGTATGCATGCCGTTCTGACGCGTGATCGTGATGTTTTTATTCCTTTAGGGAAGCGTGTGCGTTTAGCGCATAAGATGAATGCGGATATATTTATTTCAATTCATGCAGATTCCTTCCCAGACAGAAGTGCGCGAGGTGGTTCTGTTTATGTATTGTCAACTCGTGGTGCAAGTTCTGTTATGGCGCGCATTTTAGCCAAGTCTGAAAATGCTTCTTTGAACGATATTAAATTGAAAGGCCGTGATTCGGATGTGGCATTTGTGTTGTCTGATTTGTCTCGCGAGGCAAATATTCGTGCGAGTCGTAAGCTTGCTAGAACAGTCTTGGGATCAATGGGGCGTTCGGTAACACTGCATAAGCGTAGTGTACAAGCTGCTAATTTTGCGGTGTTAAAGTCAATTGATATGCCGTCTATGTTGATTGAAACTGCGTTTGTGTCGAATCCTAAGGAAGCACGCAAACTGAAGAATAGCTTTTTCCAGGATAGAATGGCGAAGTCGATTGCTTTGGGTGTAACAAAGTTTGTCCGTAATAACGCTGATGAGCCTAGATGGGGTGAAAAACTGTATTTGCATTATCGCGTACAAAGTGGCGATACGCTTTCGGAGATAGCTGCCAATTATAAAATCTCAACGCGAACGCTAAAACGCATTAACCATATTAAGAAAGCTGACCGTCTTTATGTTGGCAAAAAACTACGCATTCCGGTATCCGATAGTGTCGTAGCATCGCTTTAA
- the trhA gene encoding PAQR family membrane homeostasis protein TrhA produces MYHSEKFNSISHLVGTVLAVMAFGSLITVGIQQQSIPLFIGFVIFGITLVLLYSFSTLYHSFKHPLVKRIFQKLDHIAIYLLIAGTYTPFTLVTLMGNGGLWMLIAIWSLAIVGITLELAIKKRIEWLQLGIYLIMGWLVVFDFAALKAALPAAGLYWLTAGGLAYTIGIIFYVLDDKNLLKHAHGIWHLFVLLGSFSHFIAIIVYVR; encoded by the coding sequence ATGTACCACTCAGAAAAATTCAACAGTATCTCCCACCTTGTCGGCACCGTACTCGCCGTCATGGCATTCGGGTCTTTAATCACCGTCGGCATACAGCAACAAAGTATCCCATTATTTATCGGCTTCGTTATTTTTGGCATCACACTGGTTTTGCTCTATAGTTTTTCCACGCTTTACCACAGTTTCAAACACCCATTGGTCAAACGCATTTTTCAAAAGCTAGACCATATTGCTATCTACCTACTCATTGCCGGAACCTATACCCCATTCACCCTAGTTACCTTGATGGGTAATGGTGGTCTCTGGATGCTCATTGCCATCTGGTCACTTGCCATCGTTGGCATCACCCTTGAGCTGGCCATCAAAAAACGTATCGAATGGTTACAACTCGGCATCTACCTCATTATGGGTTGGCTCGTCGTTTTCGATTTCGCAGCCCTAAAAGCCGCCCTACCCGCTGCCGGGCTTTACTGGCTAACCGCAGGGGGTCTTGCCTATACCATCGGTATTATTTTCTATGTATTGGATGACAAAAACCTACTCAAACACGCCCACGGCATTTGGCACCTGTTTGTATTGCTTGGTTCCTTTAGTCACTTTATCGCTATTATTGTCTACGTCAGATAA
- a CDS encoding SMP-30/gluconolactonase/LRE family protein, with protein MSVKVFNKKKVFATLGFLFAGTVLLSSVLTTASAADIVVKDVGFQTPESVEYNPQGDSYLVSNINGSPFDKDNNGFISKLSPEGKVLDLKWIAGGKKGVTLNAPKGMVADGNTLYVADIDTIRTFNLTTGKPIANYPIAGSSFLNGMTPSSKGGVWVTDSGVAPGFKPAGTDAIYHVSAKRKIKTLTKGKDLGRPNGILEKDGQLIVVTIASGQVHHFDLNGEWLGAEAFPYNKLDGLIMDNKGNVIFSSWKAQAIKEIQPDANPKTLFTGLKSPADLGYDTKRNRLLIPSFLTNKVWIKSLPTD; from the coding sequence ATGAGTGTTAAAGTTTTTAATAAAAAGAAAGTGTTTGCAACATTAGGGTTTTTATTTGCAGGTACTGTTTTATTGTCTTCTGTTTTAACAACGGCTTCTGCAGCGGATATTGTTGTAAAAGACGTAGGCTTTCAAACGCCGGAGTCGGTTGAATACAATCCTCAAGGTGATTCGTATTTGGTTTCCAATATTAATGGAAGCCCATTTGATAAAGACAATAATGGTTTTATCTCTAAGCTTAGTCCAGAAGGTAAAGTACTGGATTTAAAATGGATTGCGGGGGGTAAGAAAGGGGTAACCCTAAATGCACCCAAAGGCATGGTCGCTGATGGAAATACCTTATACGTTGCCGATATCGACACCATTCGTACCTTTAACTTGACCACGGGCAAACCGATTGCCAATTATCCTATTGCAGGCAGCTCATTTTTAAATGGCATGACGCCTTCATCAAAAGGCGGCGTGTGGGTCACTGACAGTGGGGTGGCACCTGGCTTCAAGCCAGCCGGTACGGATGCGATTTATCATGTGTCAGCCAAGCGGAAAATCAAAACCCTGACCAAAGGCAAAGACTTAGGTCGTCCAAACGGTATTTTGGAAAAAGACGGTCAGTTGATTGTGGTGACCATCGCCAGCGGTCAAGTGCATCATTTCGACTTAAACGGTGAATGGTTAGGGGCTGAAGCCTTTCCTTATAACAAGCTGGACGGTTTGATTATGGACAACAAGGGCAATGTGATTTTCTCTAGCTGGAAAGCGCAAGCGATCAAGGAAATTCAACCCGACGCCAACCCGAAAACCCTCTTTACAGGGCTGAAATCACCAGCGGACTTAGGGTATGACACGAAACGAAACCGATTGCTGATTCCTTCGTTCCTAACCAATAAGGTATGGATTAAGTCCTTACCAACAGACTAA
- the queG gene encoding tRNA epoxyqueuosine(34) reductase QueG, with product MNVESRQQLVKDIKNWGRELGFADIGIASIDLSAYEADYFNWIGENYHGDMTYMETHGIKRTRPNELVPGTQSVISVRMNYFDGDAQSAIEELQQPNQAYVSRYALHKDYHKLMRKRLQQLAAKIQEKIPDFSYRAFSDSAPVLERPLAQQSGLGFIGKNSLIIHPRAGSWFFLGELYCNLDLPNDSPFEKQGCGPCTACIDECPTQAILPNNQVDSRRCISYLTIEYHGSINEELRPLIGNRIYGCDDCQLVCPWNKFTEPTQESAFQAKQSRAHLDKTSLLELLAWDEDQFLKQMEGSPIRRIGFELWQRNLCIAIGNDEYRPENLSALSNLQTGSALVKEHCDWAIEQQQQKLTKSTRLGAFPTPGKPAVAPKYYLPKSKQTN from the coding sequence TTGAACGTAGAATCTCGCCAACAACTTGTTAAAGACATCAAAAACTGGGGCCGAGAACTCGGTTTTGCCGATATTGGTATTGCTTCTATAGACCTTTCTGCTTATGAAGCAGATTACTTCAACTGGATTGGCGAAAACTATCATGGCGACATGACATACATGGAAACCCATGGCATCAAACGTACACGCCCAAATGAACTCGTGCCCGGCACGCAATCCGTCATCAGTGTTCGCATGAATTATTTTGATGGTGATGCACAATCCGCCATTGAAGAATTACAACAGCCAAACCAAGCCTATGTTTCGCGTTATGCCTTACATAAGGACTATCACAAACTCATGCGCAAACGCCTGCAACAACTGGCCGCTAAAATTCAAGAAAAAATACCAGACTTCAGCTATCGCGCTTTTTCAGACTCCGCACCCGTACTCGAGAGACCCCTCGCCCAACAATCTGGGCTTGGGTTTATCGGTAAAAACAGCTTAATCATTCACCCCCGCGCAGGTTCTTGGTTTTTTCTAGGTGAACTATACTGCAACCTTGATTTGCCAAATGATTCACCCTTTGAAAAACAAGGTTGTGGCCCTTGCACTGCATGTATAGATGAGTGCCCGACACAAGCGATTTTACCTAACAACCAAGTGGATTCTCGGCGCTGTATTTCTTATCTCACTATTGAGTACCATGGTTCTATTAACGAAGAGTTACGCCCATTGATTGGAAACCGTATTTACGGTTGTGATGACTGCCAGTTGGTTTGTCCGTGGAATAAATTCACCGAACCAACTCAAGAAAGCGCCTTTCAAGCAAAACAATCTCGCGCACATTTAGATAAAACTTCATTACTCGAACTTTTGGCTTGGGATGAAGACCAGTTTTTAAAACAAATGGAAGGTTCGCCAATCAGAAGGATTGGCTTTGAGCTTTGGCAACGCAATCTATGCATTGCTATTGGCAATGACGAATACCGTCCTGAAAATCTATCTGCATTATCAAACCTACAAACGGGTTCAGCACTCGTCAAAGAACATTGTGATTGGGCGATTGAACAGCAACAGCAAAAACTAACAAAATCTACCAGGCTGGGGGCATTCCCAACACCTGGCAAACCTGCTGTTGCACCGAAATACTACCTACCTAAAAGCAAGCAAACTAACTAG
- the tsaE gene encoding tRNA (adenosine(37)-N6)-threonylcarbamoyltransferase complex ATPase subunit type 1 TsaE — MQTTQTNINGKLADESATEALAKLLAQALSQLADEHEREHKNLPGWGSDNKLDNGLVIYLEGNLGAGKSFFTRALIQSFLPGQKVKSPTYTLVETYEGPLGEIHHFDLYRLCDPEELEFLGIRDLLKTHFLSLVEWPSKGEGVLQGADLVIHLQYASELGEGEGRSFTITPVTDTGGRLAKKLSELVKNSGMEFGSQDV, encoded by the coding sequence ATGCAGACAACACAAACAAATATTAACGGTAAGTTGGCAGATGAGTCGGCAACCGAAGCTTTAGCAAAATTATTGGCGCAAGCGTTAAGCCAGTTGGCAGATGAGCACGAAAGAGAGCATAAAAATCTGCCAGGCTGGGGTAGCGATAACAAACTAGATAACGGGCTGGTTATTTATTTAGAAGGTAACCTCGGTGCGGGGAAGTCCTTTTTTACTAGAGCGTTAATTCAGAGTTTTTTACCAGGACAAAAGGTAAAAAGCCCAACCTATACGTTGGTTGAAACTTATGAAGGCCCTTTGGGTGAGATACATCATTTTGATTTATATCGATTGTGTGATCCTGAAGAGTTAGAGTTTTTAGGTATACGAGATTTGTTAAAAACGCATTTTTTATCTTTGGTGGAATGGCCATCTAAAGGTGAAGGCGTTTTACAGGGAGCAGACCTTGTGATTCATTTGCAATATGCGAGTGAGTTGGGGGAAGGAGAAGGTCGCTCTTTTACAATAACCCCCGTTACGGATACAGGTGGTCGTCTTGCCAAAAAACTGTCAGAGTTGGTTAAAAACTCTGGCATGGAATTTGGTTCACAAGATGTATAA
- a CDS encoding proline--tRNA ligase has translation MKTSNLLLATTRETPADAVVISHQLMLRAGLIRPLAGGLYNWLPLGLKVLRKVEQIVREEMNRSNAQELLMPVVQPLELWEESGRAQDYGPELLRFKDRHQRDFALGPTHEEIITDLVRKEIRSYKQLPINFYQIQTKFRDEIRPRFGVMRSREFIMKDAYSFHMDRDSLQETYEEMYDAYNRIFTRLGLNFRPVQADTGSIGGDGSHEFHVLADSGEDDIAFSTESDFAANVELAEALAPKGERAAPSEELTKVETPNKHSIEEVCDFLQLKKKKVLKTLLVKGATEAAPVVALVVRGDHELNEIKAEKLELVAEPFEMATDEEIKAAAGCGAGSIGPVGLNIPVIVDRTAAHAADFVCGANEDGFHFTGANWDRDATPTLVADIRNVVKGDPSPCGQGKIEIRRGIEVGHIFQLGNKYSTALNATVLNENSRAQVLEMGCYGIGITRVVAAAIEQNHDDKGIIWPEALAPFQVCIVPMQMHKSPRVAEAAIKMYNDLKAKGIEVLFDDRNERPGVMFNDMELIGIPHRIVIGERGLDKGEIEYKYRRDEKAQDIPETEFMDFLLGKLSNN, from the coding sequence ATGAAAACCTCTAATCTATTACTAGCCACTACCCGAGAAACTCCAGCCGATGCCGTTGTTATCAGCCATCAATTGATGCTCCGCGCAGGACTGATTCGCCCACTTGCAGGCGGTCTTTACAACTGGCTACCGCTTGGGTTGAAAGTGCTGCGTAAAGTAGAACAAATCGTTCGTGAAGAAATGAACCGTTCCAACGCCCAAGAGTTGTTGATGCCTGTCGTCCAGCCACTTGAGCTATGGGAAGAATCCGGTCGTGCGCAAGACTACGGCCCAGAACTATTGCGCTTCAAAGATCGCCATCAACGTGACTTCGCCCTCGGCCCAACGCATGAAGAAATCATTACCGATTTGGTTCGCAAAGAAATCCGCAGCTACAAACAACTGCCTATCAACTTCTACCAAATCCAAACCAAATTCCGTGACGAAATCCGTCCACGTTTCGGTGTGATGCGTTCACGTGAATTCATTATGAAAGACGCCTACTCTTTCCATATGGATCGCGACAGCCTGCAAGAAACCTACGAAGAAATGTACGATGCCTATAACCGCATCTTCACTCGCCTAGGGCTAAACTTCCGCCCAGTACAAGCCGACACAGGCTCTATCGGTGGCGACGGTTCGCATGAGTTCCACGTATTGGCAGACTCAGGTGAAGACGACATCGCCTTCTCTACCGAATCAGACTTCGCGGCAAACGTTGAGCTGGCAGAAGCCCTAGCGCCAAAAGGTGAACGTGCCGCACCAAGTGAAGAACTCACAAAAGTAGAAACACCAAACAAACACAGCATCGAAGAAGTGTGTGACTTCCTACAACTTAAGAAAAAGAAAGTCCTCAAAACTTTGTTGGTGAAAGGCGCTACCGAAGCCGCACCTGTGGTTGCATTGGTTGTGCGTGGCGATCACGAACTGAATGAAATAAAAGCCGAGAAATTGGAATTGGTTGCAGAACCTTTCGAGATGGCGACGGATGAAGAAATCAAAGCCGCCGCAGGTTGCGGTGCGGGTTCTATTGGCCCTGTGGGCTTGAATATTCCTGTGATTGTTGACCGCACAGCCGCACACGCTGCGGACTTCGTTTGTGGTGCCAATGAAGATGGCTTCCATTTCACAGGTGCAAACTGGGACAGAGACGCTACCCCGACTTTGGTTGCAGACATTCGCAACGTGGTCAAAGGCGACCCAAGCCCATGTGGACAAGGTAAAATCGAAATCCGTCGTGGGATTGAAGTCGGTCATATCTTCCAGTTGGGTAACAAATATTCCACTGCTTTGAATGCAACTGTGTTGAATGAAAACAGTCGTGCGCAAGTATTGGAAATGGGTTGTTACGGTATCGGTATCACCCGTGTGGTTGCCGCTGCCATCGAGCAAAACCATGACGACAAAGGCATTATCTGGCCAGAAGCACTAGCACCTTTCCAGGTGTGTATTGTGCCAATGCAAATGCACAAATCACCACGCGTAGCAGAAGCCGCTATCAAAATGTACAACGACCTTAAAGCCAAAGGCATTGAAGTGTTGTTTGACGACCGTAACGAACGCCCGGGCGTCATGTTTAACGATATGGAGTTAATCGGTATTCCACACCGCATCGTTATCGGTGAACGCGGATTGGACAAAGGCGAGATTGAATATAAATATCGCCGTGATGAAAAGGCGCAGGATATTCCAGAAACCGAGTTTATGGATTTCTTGCTTGGAAAACTAAGCAACAACTAA
- a CDS encoding DUF2189 domain-containing protein, giving the protein MPQAISSSNLHDSHLHDHYLENGEHLISHDAKVSDIGIWLKKAWDDIPNAPGVSLFYGFMMWFAILSVFLLFHQEPVWIFKLSTFFVMLSPFLATGLYYIAQQLEQGKQPSLRASMLAWCNNTSEICSFALALGLITAAWSLATPLIAALSQAGSLLIVNPDEGVLGFLKSEAGLKFMVFFMIGASIVSAFVFSISVITLPMLLKTPKVGVINAMILSFKVVMENKLVMAAWALTIAVLLTIGLVTLGFAMLIIMPLLGYASWHAFNQLIEFDNAQ; this is encoded by the coding sequence ATGCCACAAGCAATTTCATCTTCAAACTTACATGACTCTCATTTACACGATCACTATCTGGAAAACGGTGAACACCTGATTTCACATGATGCGAAAGTTTCAGATATCGGGATTTGGTTGAAAAAAGCCTGGGACGACATTCCCAATGCACCGGGAGTATCTTTGTTCTACGGTTTTATGATGTGGTTTGCGATATTGAGTGTTTTCCTGCTGTTTCACCAAGAGCCGGTTTGGATTTTTAAGTTATCGACTTTTTTTGTGATGCTTTCTCCTTTCCTCGCCACTGGCCTGTATTACATTGCACAGCAATTGGAGCAGGGAAAACAGCCTTCTTTGCGTGCCTCTATGCTTGCTTGGTGTAACAACACCTCTGAAATTTGCTCTTTCGCTTTGGCGCTTGGGTTGATTACGGCAGCTTGGTCGTTGGCAACCCCGCTTATCGCTGCCCTCTCTCAAGCTGGTAGTCTTTTGATCGTAAACCCTGATGAAGGGGTTTTGGGCTTTTTGAAATCTGAAGCCGGGCTGAAATTCATGGTGTTCTTTATGATTGGCGCCTCCATTGTGTCGGCATTTGTATTTAGCATCAGTGTCATCACCCTGCCAATGTTGTTGAAAACCCCAAAAGTTGGCGTGATTAATGCCATGATCTTGAGCTTTAAGGTGGTGATGGAAAACAAATTGGTGATGGCTGCATGGGCATTGACCATTGCAGTACTTCTAACCATTGGTTTGGTGACGCTTGGCTTTGCAATGCTTATCATCATGCCGCTACTGGGCTATGCTAGCTGGCATGCTTTTAATCAACTGATTGAGTTTGACAACGCGCAATAA
- a CDS encoding ABC transporter permease, translating into MFKRILILIHARNLEFFRDKASLGWSVAMPFFLVFALALAFYGDNKPLFKVAVYQPAGEMNAQLNPIFSLKHVHFYAVDNLQTAINKVARHQTDLLINLNPSTPKAEQGYWVNDDSPNGYMMEKLLKSLDAHLKRHDTENHPIKYIDWVIPGVLGMNIMFGALFGVGFVIVRYRRSGYLKRLNATPLKPVEFILAQLISRLFIVVFISAVIFMVSKAILGFAMNGSYWALLFVTVLGSMSMIAMSLMVTARVSSEELAGGLLNLLTWPMMLLSGVWFSLDGSYPPLKYFAQLFPLTHMLEAVRAITIDGKGLVDLTQPIIVLSVMTALFIAIGAYFFKWSDD; encoded by the coding sequence ATGTTTAAAAGAATACTTATCCTGATTCATGCCCGTAACCTAGAGTTCTTTCGAGACAAGGCTTCACTCGGTTGGAGTGTGGCAATGCCTTTCTTTTTGGTATTCGCCTTGGCGTTGGCTTTTTACGGTGACAACAAGCCGTTGTTTAAAGTGGCGGTTTATCAACCTGCTGGTGAGATGAATGCGCAATTAAACCCGATTTTTTCATTAAAGCACGTGCATTTTTATGCGGTCGATAATCTACAAACCGCGATTAACAAAGTGGCGCGTCACCAAACCGATTTACTCATCAACTTAAATCCCAGCACGCCAAAAGCTGAACAAGGCTATTGGGTGAATGACGATTCTCCCAATGGCTATATGATGGAGAAATTGCTGAAAAGTCTGGATGCCCATCTCAAACGTCACGATACCGAAAACCACCCGATTAAATATATCGACTGGGTGATTCCTGGGGTGCTCGGCATGAACATCATGTTCGGAGCCTTGTTTGGTGTGGGGTTTGTGATTGTCCGCTATCGTCGTAGTGGCTATCTCAAACGACTGAATGCAACGCCTCTAAAACCCGTTGAGTTTATTTTGGCTCAATTGATTTCAAGGCTGTTTATCGTCGTGTTTATCTCGGCGGTTATCTTTATGGTGTCCAAAGCGATTTTAGGCTTCGCGATGAATGGTAGTTATTGGGCATTATTGTTTGTGACCGTTTTGGGCAGTATGTCGATGATCGCCATGAGTTTGATGGTCACCGCACGGGTCAGCTCCGAAGAGTTGGCAGGCGGGTTGTTGAACCTGTTGACTTGGCCGATGATGCTATTGTCAGGTGTATGGTTTTCGTTGGACGGCAGTTATCCGCCCTTAAAGTATTTTGCGCAATTGTTTCCACTAACGCACATGTTAGAAGCCGTTCGCGCCATTACCATTGATGGCAAAGGCTTGGTTGACTTAACGCAACCAATCATTGTTTTAAGTGTGATGACAGCCTTGTTTATCGCCATTGGCGCCTACTTTTTTAAATGGTCGGATGATTGA